A single genomic interval of Acidobacteriota bacterium harbors:
- a CDS encoding proline--tRNA ligase: MRWSQTYIPTLRQKQTEAELVSHQLLLRGGYIRRLAAGVYLYLPLMQRVIEKFSRIVREEMNKAGALEITMSVLCPAEIWQKSGRYAVMGKEQMRLKDRHEHDMVLCGTHEETVTKLVAGEVKSYRQLPLNLYQIQVKFRDEIRPRFGLMRGREFIMKDAYTFDADEESFGRSYQAMVDAYFAIFRRAGLETTKVESDTGAMGGKAAHEFMVLVDTEAGEEVIVTAEDGTYAANVEKAEFRDPAEIEIDPEMKEKKTVDTPGAATIEEVTAFLKVDATRLVKTLLYMADGKPVAALVRGDRDLNETKLKNAVGAADLEMAGPDQILTATGAPVGFAGPVGLKDVPIIVDPLVARLRNFVVGANQNEKHLVNVNLDRDFKASKIVDITLARAGDISPVSDAKLTASRGIEVGNTFMLGTKYSEALGARFLDADGKERPCIMGSYGVGITRTPQAAVEKYNDSKGIIWPKSIAPYLVEVIPLNMERKEHIETADRIYDRLTAAGIEVLYDDRSERAGVKFNDADLVGMPMRITIGDKSLKEGKVELKARCEQALELVSEEEVVAAVEKMAERLR, from the coding sequence ATCCCGACCCTTCGACAGAAACAGACGGAAGCTGAGCTCGTTTCGCACCAGTTGCTGCTGCGCGGCGGATACATCCGCAGGCTGGCGGCGGGCGTGTACCTGTACCTGCCCCTGATGCAGCGGGTGATAGAGAAGTTTTCGCGCATCGTGCGCGAGGAAATGAACAAGGCCGGGGCGCTGGAGATCACCATGTCGGTGCTGTGCCCGGCCGAAATATGGCAGAAATCCGGCCGCTACGCCGTGATGGGCAAGGAGCAGATGCGCCTGAAGGACCGCCATGAACATGACATGGTCCTGTGCGGCACGCACGAGGAGACCGTGACCAAGCTGGTCGCTGGAGAGGTCAAGAGCTACCGGCAACTGCCGCTTAACCTGTACCAGATCCAGGTGAAGTTTCGGGACGAGATTCGCCCGAGGTTCGGGCTTATGCGCGGCCGCGAATTCATCATGAAGGACGCCTACACGTTCGACGCCGACGAGGAGTCGTTCGGGAGATCGTACCAGGCGATGGTGGATGCGTACTTCGCCATATTCAGGCGGGCCGGGCTGGAAACGACCAAGGTTGAGTCCGACACCGGGGCCATGGGCGGCAAGGCGGCCCACGAGTTTATGGTCCTGGTGGACACCGAGGCCGGAGAGGAAGTAATCGTCACGGCCGAGGACGGTACTTACGCGGCCAACGTCGAAAAGGCCGAGTTTCGCGATCCGGCTGAAATAGAAATCGATCCCGAGATGAAAGAAAAGAAGACGGTCGATACGCCCGGCGCGGCAACAATCGAAGAGGTCACCGCGTTCCTGAAGGTCGACGCCACCCGCCTGGTCAAGACTCTTTTGTATATGGCCGACGGCAAGCCGGTGGCGGCTCTCGTTCGCGGAGACCGTGATTTGAACGAGACAAAACTGAAGAACGCCGTTGGGGCCGCCGACCTGGAAATGGCCGGCCCCGACCAGATACTGACCGCCACCGGGGCGCCGGTCGGTTTTGCCGGGCCGGTCGGGCTGAAGGATGTGCCGATCATCGTCGATCCCCTGGTGGCCCGGTTGCGGAACTTCGTTGTCGGGGCCAACCAGAACGAGAAGCACCTGGTAAACGTCAACCTGGACCGGGATTTCAAGGCAAGCAAGATCGTCGACATCACGCTGGCGCGGGCCGGGGACATTTCTCCGGTCAGCGATGCGAAGCTCACCGCCAGCAGGGGCATCGAGGTAGGCAACACCTTCATGCTCGGCACGAAGTACTCCGAGGCACTCGGTGCCCGGTTCCTTGATGCCGACGGCAAGGAGCGCCCGTGCATAATGGGTTCATACGGCGTTGGGATCACCCGGACGCCCCAGGCGGCGGTGGAGAAGTATAACGATTCGAAAGGCATTATCTGGCCCAAGAGCATCGCACCGTACCTGGTCGAGGTCATTCCCCTGAACATGGAGCGTAAGGAACACATTGAGACGGCGGACAGGATATACGACCGGCTTACGGCGGCCGGGATTGAGGTCCTTTATGATGACCGTTCGGAGCGCGCCGGGGTGAAGTTCAACGATGCGGACCTGGTGGGGATGCCGATGCGGATCACGATTGGAGATAAGTCATTGAAGGAAGGCAAAGTAGAGTTAAAGGCCCGCTGCGAGCAGGCGCTTGAACTGGTTTCTGAGGAAGAGGTCGTTGCGGCTGTTGAGAAGATGGCGGAACGGCTCAGATAG
- the nusA gene encoding transcription termination factor NusA: protein MAYDMIEAMTLIAREKNIDFDAVVETLEASLLAAAKKKYDYTDNISFRFDRKNNELLMIATKKVVDAVNDPNVEIGLVEAKEIDSSAELGDDIEIYIDYELEFGRNAIASAKQILIQKIRDAEHERIFGEFIDKVGTISSGVVQQIEKGNVIVNLGRAEGVLPVKEQIPREKFRQGDRIRAYILDVQSMPRGPQITLSRVCNDFLCALFAIEVPEIYEKVIEIKEIAREPGERAKIAVYSSDDRVDPVGACVGIKGVRVQSIVRELSNERIDIVPYSSNSEVFVTRALAPAKVVHIDGFEIERKMTVVVEDEKLSLAIGRNGQNARLASKLTGWKINILSETEYNESKRREAEMLVPIGQLEGVGVKLRDRLIEADISSVQRLAQTSPGTLMKIDGLGPKTAETLLERAKALVQQLEKEYEQRKAENQVQEEGKGVEEEKLQESDVFEDDKDYVTEEDDVPEAAAPDFEGIEGDSKASE from the coding sequence ATGGCGTATGACATGATAGAGGCGATGACGCTGATCGCCCGCGAGAAGAATATTGATTTCGACGCCGTGGTCGAGACTCTGGAGGCAAGCCTCCTTGCAGCGGCCAAGAAGAAATACGACTATACTGACAATATCTCGTTCAGGTTTGATCGGAAGAACAACGAACTGCTCATGATCGCCACCAAGAAGGTGGTTGACGCCGTGAACGATCCGAACGTGGAGATCGGTCTGGTCGAGGCCAAGGAAATAGATTCCTCCGCCGAGCTTGGTGATGACATCGAAATCTACATCGACTACGAGCTGGAATTCGGACGCAACGCCATTGCTTCGGCCAAGCAGATTCTTATCCAGAAGATTCGAGATGCCGAGCACGAGCGGATTTTCGGTGAATTCATCGACAAGGTGGGCACTATTAGCAGCGGCGTGGTTCAGCAGATCGAGAAGGGCAACGTCATTGTCAACCTGGGCCGCGCCGAGGGCGTGCTTCCGGTCAAGGAACAGATTCCCAGGGAGAAATTCCGCCAGGGGGATCGGATCCGCGCGTATATTCTCGACGTTCAGTCGATGCCGCGTGGTCCCCAGATCACCCTGTCCCGCGTCTGCAATGACTTCCTGTGTGCCCTGTTTGCCATTGAGGTGCCGGAGATCTACGAGAAGGTGATCGAGATCAAGGAGATCGCACGCGAGCCCGGTGAGCGGGCCAAGATCGCCGTGTACTCCTCGGATGATCGGGTGGACCCGGTCGGGGCGTGCGTCGGAATCAAAGGCGTGCGGGTACAGTCGATTGTGCGCGAGCTCAGCAACGAGCGGATTGACATCGTGCCGTACTCCTCCAATTCGGAGGTGTTTGTCACCCGGGCCCTGGCGCCGGCCAAAGTCGTGCATATCGACGGTTTCGAAATCGAAAGGAAAATGACGGTTGTCGTGGAAGATGAGAAGTTGTCGCTGGCCATCGGCCGAAACGGACAGAATGCCCGGCTGGCCTCCAAGCTGACCGGGTGGAAGATCAATATCCTGTCGGAGACCGAGTACAACGAGTCAAAGCGGCGGGAAGCGGAGATGCTGGTGCCGATCGGACAGCTCGAGGGCGTCGGCGTGAAGCTTCGGGACCGCCTCATCGAGGCCGACATCAGTTCCGTTCAGCGATTGGCGCAGACCTCACCCGGGACCTTGATGAAGATCGACGGCCTGGGGCCAAAGACGGCCGAAACGCTGCTGGAGCGGGCCAAGGCGCTGGTGCAACAACTCGAGAAAGAGTACGAGCAGCGCAAAGCTGAGAATCAGGTCCAGGAAGAGGGCAAGGGAGTCGAAGAGGAGAAGCTTCAGGAAAGCGACGTGTTCGAGGACGACAAGGACTACGTTACCGAGGAAGATGACGTCCCGGAGGCGGCGGCTCCGGACTTTGAAGGCATCGAAGGAGATAGCAAGGCATCGGAGTAG
- the rbfA gene encoding 30S ribosome-binding factor RbfA, giving the protein MRQFRRSDRLNAQILRDISQLLDRELGGIAGGITTFTAVRLTSDLRYARVFYSFLGDDEGRQEVEKFLERQRGRIRSQIGRNLHMRHIPELVFKYDPTVEQGIRIEKLLDDVKHGRQGE; this is encoded by the coding sequence ATGAGACAGTTTAGGCGCTCCGACCGGCTGAACGCACAGATCCTGCGTGATATCTCGCAGTTGCTTGACCGGGAACTGGGCGGGATTGCAGGCGGGATTACGACGTTCACGGCGGTTCGGCTTACCTCCGATCTCCGCTATGCCAGGGTGTTTTACTCTTTCCTCGGTGACGATGAGGGTCGGCAGGAGGTGGAGAAGTTCCTTGAGCGGCAACGCGGCCGGATTCGTTCGCAGATCGGGCGGAATTTGCATATGCGCCATATTCCGGAACTCGTGTTCAAGTACGATCCAACCGTCGAGCAGGGAATCAGAATCGAGAAATTGCTCGATGACGTCAAGCACGGGCGCCAGGGAGAATAA
- a CDS encoding bifunctional oligoribonuclease/PAP phosphatase NrnA — MTSSTGARENKHILQQATKVKDRIREIVDRGRKVIVVSHIDPDGDAVGTELAFGAYLADLGKEVHLALDSQVPEKYLFLQGVERIMRVDSLPADFTADTAIVLECPSRDRLGRATRLLGRDTVVVSIDHHRGSTEFGDVNWVDIEASSVGEMVYEYFRHVGYRPNAGVAEQLYTAVLTDTGRFRYASTSARTMAIAGELIAAGADPRRVCDHVYYNLQPSTMKLMGKVLNGIEFLGDGRICLMTMTNDMVRQAGALHSESDGLVDYTLFNQGVQIGALLKEVDAAHTKVSLRSNNGVDVAAIAAVYGGGGHFNAAGCTIPLPLGNAKAELVRRLSEANDDAQ; from the coding sequence ATGACGTCAAGCACGGGCGCCAGGGAGAATAAGCACATCTTGCAGCAGGCGACGAAAGTGAAAGACCGCATTCGGGAGATCGTTGATCGAGGCCGCAAGGTCATAGTGGTGTCGCACATTGACCCCGACGGTGACGCCGTGGGAACTGAACTCGCGTTTGGCGCCTACCTGGCTGATCTGGGTAAAGAGGTTCACCTGGCCCTCGATTCGCAGGTTCCCGAGAAGTACCTGTTTCTGCAGGGGGTGGAGCGTATCATGCGCGTGGACTCCCTGCCCGCGGATTTCACGGCCGATACGGCCATAGTCCTCGAATGCCCCAGCCGGGATCGCCTCGGCAGAGCAACCCGTCTCCTTGGCCGGGACACGGTTGTTGTCAGTATCGATCATCATCGCGGCAGCACGGAATTCGGAGACGTCAACTGGGTGGACATCGAGGCCTCCTCGGTGGGGGAAATGGTGTACGAGTATTTCCGGCACGTGGGGTATAGGCCGAACGCCGGGGTTGCTGAACAGCTGTACACGGCCGTATTGACCGATACCGGAAGGTTCCGGTACGCTTCGACCTCGGCCCGTACGATGGCTATCGCCGGTGAGTTGATTGCGGCCGGGGCCGATCCGCGAAGGGTCTGTGATCACGTCTACTACAACCTGCAGCCTTCGACGATGAAGCTTATGGGCAAGGTGCTCAACGGCATTGAGTTTCTTGGCGACGGCAGGATCTGCCTGATGACCATGACCAACGACATGGTACGGCAGGCGGGGGCACTGCATTCGGAGTCGGACGGCCTGGTCGATTACACGCTTTTTAACCAGGGGGTCCAGATCGGTGCCCTGCTGAAGGAAGTGGATGCCGCGCATACCAAAGTGTCGCTGCGGTCCAATAACGGGGTTGACGTTGCGGCCATTGCCGCCGTCTACGGCGGGGGCGGCCATTTCAACGCCGCCGGGTGCACTATACCGCTGCCGCTCGGGAACGCAAAGGCGGAGTTGGTCAGGCGTCTGTCAGAGGCAAATGATGACGCGCAGTGA
- the infB gene encoding translation initiation factor IF-2 produces the protein MASKSRRIYEIAKDFRVSSQALVKILRELGFSPKSHMSVATPEMIYAVNKKFAEEKRSARRDMEQKKVAKEKKEAKDKGAVKEPAVAGVSGIRVTGGGSMVTGVVRRLERKKKKKERRRKKERRRVDTAAVSRSFRATMAVLDGSRQKKRHRRTAADSQVRDGEGGNIIRVNEYMSVAELANLMDTKAVEVIAKLLELGMMATINQRLDIDSIEMVASEFGFDVEIVKEIGESARQPEHDEFLVTRAPVVTVMGHVDHGKTSLLDYIRKTNVVAGEAGAITQHIGAYEVRHGDRRIVFLDTPGHEAFTAMRARGSQITDIVVIVIAADEGIKPQTTEAIDHSRAAGAPIIVAISKIDKPGAKVDEVKSQLANHNLLAEEWGGKTIAVNVSAKTGEGIDKLLDMILLQAEVLDLKADPSIRGQGVVVDARLERGRGPVATVLIQKGKCKIGDPIVAGIYSGHIRTLTDDRDLKLEDVGPATPAQVTGLSGVPQAGDSFLIVRNDQEAKEITLRRGQVKREHEFRRTHGPVSLDRIYNQIQEGQIKDVRLIIKGDVDGSVGVLADTLGKIATEEVKTNIIHSSVGAITESDVVLAAASDAIIIGFHVSPDPRAREMARRENVDIRLYDVIYEAEDDVKKALEGLLSPDITEKFVGLAEVRDTFRIPRVGMIAGTYVKEGRISRKDKVKLTRDGKIVYTGSISSLRRFKEDVREVREGFECGIGIENFNDIKVGDIIEAFEEVEVARTLA, from the coding sequence ATGGCAAGTAAGTCACGACGAATCTACGAAATCGCAAAGGACTTCAGAGTGTCTTCACAGGCTCTGGTGAAGATCCTCAGGGAACTGGGCTTCAGCCCGAAGTCGCACATGTCGGTGGCTACCCCCGAAATGATCTATGCGGTAAACAAGAAGTTCGCTGAAGAAAAACGTTCTGCTCGAAGGGACATGGAGCAGAAAAAGGTGGCCAAGGAAAAGAAGGAGGCCAAGGACAAAGGGGCCGTCAAAGAACCTGCCGTCGCGGGAGTGAGCGGTATCAGGGTTACGGGCGGCGGCTCCATGGTTACGGGCGTTGTTCGCCGGCTGGAGAGGAAGAAGAAGAAAAAAGAGCGGCGGCGCAAGAAGGAACGGCGCAGGGTGGATACTGCCGCCGTCTCGCGCAGCTTCAGAGCCACCATGGCCGTTCTCGACGGGAGCCGCCAGAAGAAAAGGCACCGTCGGACGGCCGCCGACAGCCAGGTCAGGGACGGCGAGGGCGGCAACATCATCAGAGTCAACGAGTATATGTCGGTGGCGGAGTTGGCCAATTTGATGGACACCAAGGCCGTCGAGGTCATCGCCAAGCTGCTCGAACTGGGTATGATGGCTACCATCAACCAGCGCCTCGATATTGACAGCATAGAAATGGTAGCCTCCGAATTTGGATTTGACGTCGAGATCGTCAAGGAAATAGGCGAATCGGCCAGGCAGCCGGAACACGACGAGTTTCTGGTCACCCGTGCTCCCGTGGTCACCGTCATGGGCCACGTTGACCATGGCAAGACCTCCCTGTTGGACTATATTCGCAAGACCAACGTCGTGGCCGGTGAGGCGGGCGCAATTACTCAGCATATCGGGGCCTACGAGGTTCGTCACGGGGACAGGCGCATTGTTTTCCTGGACACGCCCGGCCATGAGGCCTTTACGGCCATGCGGGCGCGAGGCTCCCAGATTACGGACATCGTCGTGATCGTCATAGCAGCCGATGAAGGGATTAAACCCCAGACAACAGAGGCAATTGATCACAGCCGGGCGGCAGGTGCGCCCATCATTGTTGCCATCAGCAAGATTGACAAGCCGGGGGCCAAAGTGGACGAAGTGAAGTCGCAACTGGCCAATCATAATCTGCTGGCGGAGGAGTGGGGTGGCAAGACGATAGCCGTCAATGTCTCGGCTAAGACGGGCGAAGGTATTGACAAGCTCCTCGACATGATCCTGTTACAGGCGGAGGTGCTGGACCTCAAGGCGGACCCGTCGATTCGCGGTCAGGGGGTCGTGGTTGATGCACGTCTGGAGCGCGGCCGCGGGCCTGTGGCCACCGTGCTCATCCAAAAAGGGAAGTGTAAGATTGGCGATCCCATTGTGGCCGGGATCTACAGCGGCCATATCCGCACCCTGACCGATGATCGGGATCTGAAGCTGGAGGACGTGGGTCCGGCGACACCGGCTCAGGTCACGGGGCTGTCCGGCGTGCCGCAGGCTGGTGACTCGTTTCTTATCGTCAGAAACGACCAGGAGGCCAAGGAGATCACGCTCAGGCGCGGCCAGGTAAAGCGCGAGCACGAATTCCGGCGGACCCATGGCCCGGTCTCTCTGGACCGGATTTACAACCAGATTCAAGAGGGACAGATCAAGGACGTGCGCCTGATAATCAAGGGCGATGTTGACGGTTCGGTCGGAGTTCTTGCCGATACGCTGGGCAAGATTGCGACGGAAGAAGTCAAGACGAACATCATCCACAGCAGCGTCGGTGCGATCACCGAATCGGACGTCGTTCTCGCCGCGGCCTCGGATGCTATCATAATCGGGTTCCACGTCTCCCCGGATCCTCGCGCGCGGGAGATGGCCCGGCGCGAAAACGTCGACATTCGACTGTACGATGTTATCTACGAGGCCGAGGATGACGTCAAGAAGGCACTGGAGGGACTGCTGTCTCCGGATATCACGGAGAAGTTCGTCGGGCTGGCCGAGGTCCGAGACACCTTCCGGATTCCCAGGGTAGGGATGATTGCCGGGACCTACGTGAAGGAGGGCCGGATCAGCCGCAAGGACAAAGTAAAGCTTACCCGCGACGGCAAGATCGTCTATACCGGCAGTATTTCCTCACTGAGGCGGTTCAAGGAGGACGTGCGCGAGGTCAGAGAAGGGTTCGAGTGCGGGATCGGCATCGAGAACTTCAACGACATCAAGGTGGGCGACATTATTGAGGCATTTGAAGAGGTGGAAGTTGCCCGGACGCTTGCTTAG
- the truB gene encoding tRNA pseudouridine(55) synthase TruB: MTRSDHFHGVLLLNKPPGISSHDAVIRVRHIAGQRSVGHCGTLDPLAEGLLVLCFGRATKASRFLTECDKTYDAVVHLGLTSTTYDAEGLSPDAVANDVSSLNAERISRVLAQFEGAIRQKVPVFSAVRMHGKRLYTLARRGETVETPEREVIVRRIELLSYDEPYLHIRVECTKGTYIRTLAHGIGERLGCGAYLSHLKRIGIGHLRLEDALTLDEIAERAARGGLQECLLALDEVLRYGAVTVSEEFGRVVATGRQLCREDVVTVEGSFSAGDRILLKNGNGAVLAIGMAGVDSGGFNGDSDRQLFRYVRVLN; the protein is encoded by the coding sequence ATGACGCGCAGTGATCATTTTCATGGAGTCCTGCTGCTTAACAAACCACCGGGCATATCAAGCCACGATGCGGTGATTCGTGTGCGGCACATAGCCGGGCAGCGAAGCGTGGGTCACTGCGGCACGCTTGATCCGCTGGCCGAGGGTCTGCTGGTTTTATGCTTCGGCCGCGCCACCAAAGCGTCTCGTTTCCTGACCGAATGTGACAAAACGTACGACGCGGTGGTTCACCTCGGGTTGACATCGACGACTTACGATGCCGAAGGGCTGTCGCCGGATGCGGTGGCGAACGATGTTTCGTCATTGAACGCCGAGCGGATCAGCCGCGTGCTGGCTCAGTTCGAGGGCGCCATTCGACAGAAGGTGCCCGTTTTCTCGGCCGTGCGCATGCACGGTAAGCGGCTGTACACGCTGGCCCGCCGGGGCGAAACGGTGGAAACTCCGGAGCGAGAGGTGATTGTCAGGCGTATCGAGCTGCTGAGCTATGACGAGCCGTACTTGCATATCAGGGTGGAGTGCACGAAGGGTACGTACATCCGGACGCTTGCCCACGGGATCGGCGAGCGACTCGGTTGCGGGGCGTACCTGTCGCACTTGAAACGTATCGGGATCGGGCACCTCCGGCTTGAGGACGCGTTGACACTTGATGAGATTGCCGAACGTGCCGCACGCGGCGGGCTGCAGGAGTGTCTTCTGGCGCTGGACGAGGTTCTGCGGTACGGCGCCGTTACCGTGAGCGAGGAATTCGGCCGGGTGGTTGCGACGGGCCGACAGCTTTGCCGGGAAGACGTGGTCACCGTCGAAGGATCTTTCTCGGCCGGTGACAGGATACTGCTCAAGAACGGCAACGGGGCCGTTCTGGCCATCGGCATGGCCGGCGTCGACTCCGGCGGTTTTAACGGCGACTCCGACCGGCAATTGTTCAGATACGTGAGAGTGCTGAATTGA